From Triticum urartu cultivar G1812 chromosome 2, Tu2.1, whole genome shotgun sequence, a single genomic window includes:
- the LOC125540022 gene encoding probable isoaspartyl peptidase/L-asparaginase 2: MARWAIAIHGGAGVDPNLPEHRQEEAKRVLARCLQVGVDLLRAGAAALDVVEAVVRELETDPCFNSGRGSALTRAGTVEMEASIMDGHGRRCGAVSGVSTVRNPVSLARRVMDKSPHSYLAFDGAEDFAREQGLEVVDNSYFITEENVGMLKLAKDANTILFDYRIPLAGADTCSALAAASENRNNNGMVMNGLPISIYAPETVGCAVVDSNGFTAAATSTGGLMNKMTGRIGDSPLIGAGTYACGHCAVSCTGEGEAIIRSTLARDVAAVMEYKGLPLQEAVDFCVKERLDEGFAGLIAVSGTGEVAYGFNCTGMFRGCATEDGFMEVGIWE; this comes from the exons ATGGCGCGCTGGGCCATTGCCATCCACGGCGGCGCGGGCGTGGACCCCAACCTGCCGGAGCACAGGCAGGAGGAAGCCAAGCGGGTGCTGGCGCGGTGCCTGCAGGTCGGCGTCGACCTGCTGCGTGCCGGCGCCGCGGCGCTGGACGTCGTGGAGGCCGTGGTGCGCGAGCTGGAGACGGACCCCTGCTTCAACTCGGGCCGGGGTTCCGCGCTCACCCGCGCCGGCACCGTCGAGATGGAGGCCAGCATCATGGACGGCCACGGCCGCCGCTGCGGCGCCGTCTCGGGGGTCTCGACGGTCCGCAACCCCGTCTCCCTCGCCCGGCGCGTCATGGACAAGTCGCCCCACTCCTACCTCGCCTTCGACGGCGCCGAGGATTTCGCACGCGAGCAG GGCCTAGAGGTTGTGGACAACAGCTACTTCATCACGGAGGAGAACGTGGGCATGCTCAAGCTCGCCAAGGACGCCAACACCATCCTCTTCGACTACCGCATCCCGCTCGCCGGCGCCGACACGTGCAGCGCGCTGGCGGCGGCGTCGGAGAACCGCAATAACAACGGCATGGTGATGAACGGGCTGCCCATCAGCATCTACGCGCCGGAGACGGTGGGCTGCGCGGTGGTGGACTCCAACGGCTTCACGGCGGCCGCCACCTCGACCGGTGGTCTGATGAACAAGATGACGGGTCGCATCGGCGACTCGCCGCTCATCGGCGCCGGCACCTACGCGTGTGGGCACTGCGCCGTGTCGTGCACCGGCGAGGGCGAGGCCATCATCCGCTCCACGCTGGCGCGGGACGTGGCCGCCGTCATGGAGTACAAGGGGCTGCCTCTGCAGGAGGCCGTAGACTTCTGCGTCAAGGAGCGGCTCGACGAGGGTTTCGCGGGGCTCATCGCCGTGTCCGGCACCGGCGAGGTCGCCTACGGGTTCAACTGTACCGGCATGTTCCGGGGCTGCGCCACCGAGGACGGCTTCATGGAGGTCGGCATCTGGGAGTGA